In Persicimonas caeni, a single window of DNA contains:
- a CDS encoding CDC48 family AAA ATPase — protein sequence MTEEDSLRLQVAGANERDVGKGTARINKNVIEELGIRQGDVIEIHGQRTTAAIALPPYPEDEGLPIIRLDGLIRANAGVSMGDRVQVGAAETKPAKKVVLGPAQENLRLQGSGQALLRTLLERPLVAGDVVSTSVYRREPGMNQSQFPDEVFRRFFQQRAFGLQEIRLQVISTKPRGIVRVTQDTEIELSPEYVEPEESHRVDVTYDDIGGLGDAIGQVREMIELPLKQPALFQRLGIDPPKGVLLHGPPGTGKTLLARAVANESDAAFYHIAGPEIMGRYYGESEERLREIFEEAQNNSPAVIFFDEIDSIAPKREQVTGETERRVVAQLLTLMDGLEPRQNVVVVAATNRPDAVDEALRRPGRFDREIVIGVPDQEGRNQILNIHTRGMPLDEDVNVDELSHKTYGFVGADLAALAREAAIEALRRNLPNIDLDEEELAPEVLENLFVTNEDFHDALRRIQPSALREIMIQVPDVHWDDIGGLDQAKQQLREGIELPLQQPEAFRRVGIRPAKGFLLYGPPGTGKTLMAKAVAREAEANFVSTKSSDLLSKWYGESEQQIARLFNRARQVAPTVIFIDEIDSLAPQRGGGLGEPAVTERVVNTLLAEMDGLEGMDGVVVVGATNRPTLLDPALLRPGRFDEVVYVPVPEEEGRLKILQIHTEKMPLADDVDLAALASRTQGFTGADLENLVRRAGLNALRANLEADKVSMDVFEQALEQSHPSVTPEMESEYEQMHDKLKQENPGGRRQLGFSTGASEE from the coding sequence ATGACTGAAGAAGATAGCTTGCGACTTCAAGTTGCCGGCGCCAACGAGCGAGACGTCGGCAAGGGCACGGCCCGCATCAACAAGAATGTCATTGAGGAGCTCGGCATCCGCCAGGGCGACGTGATCGAGATACACGGCCAACGCACCACGGCGGCTATCGCGCTGCCTCCGTATCCCGAAGACGAAGGCCTCCCCATCATCCGGCTCGACGGCTTGATTCGCGCCAACGCCGGAGTGAGCATGGGCGACCGCGTCCAGGTGGGCGCGGCGGAGACAAAGCCCGCCAAAAAGGTCGTTCTGGGACCTGCGCAGGAGAACCTGCGCTTGCAGGGAAGCGGCCAAGCCTTGCTTCGCACCCTTCTCGAGCGACCGCTGGTCGCCGGAGATGTCGTCTCGACGTCGGTCTACCGGCGTGAGCCGGGCATGAACCAGAGCCAGTTTCCCGACGAAGTGTTCCGCCGTTTCTTCCAGCAGCGTGCGTTCGGCCTTCAAGAGATTCGCCTGCAAGTCATCTCGACGAAGCCGCGCGGCATCGTGCGGGTGACTCAGGACACCGAGATCGAGCTCAGCCCGGAGTACGTCGAGCCGGAAGAGTCGCACCGCGTCGACGTCACTTACGACGATATCGGCGGCCTGGGCGACGCCATCGGGCAAGTGCGCGAGATGATCGAGCTGCCCCTCAAGCAGCCCGCGCTCTTCCAGCGCCTCGGCATCGATCCCCCCAAGGGCGTGCTGCTTCACGGCCCGCCTGGCACCGGTAAGACGCTGCTCGCGCGCGCCGTGGCCAACGAGTCGGACGCGGCGTTCTACCATATCGCCGGGCCCGAAATTATGGGGCGCTATTACGGTGAGTCCGAGGAGCGGCTTCGCGAAATCTTCGAGGAGGCCCAGAATAATTCGCCGGCGGTCATCTTCTTCGACGAGATCGACTCGATCGCGCCCAAGCGCGAGCAGGTCACCGGCGAGACGGAACGACGCGTAGTCGCCCAGCTTCTGACCCTGATGGACGGCCTCGAGCCGCGCCAGAACGTGGTCGTCGTGGCGGCGACCAACCGTCCCGACGCCGTCGACGAGGCGCTGAGGCGCCCCGGGCGCTTCGACCGCGAGATCGTCATCGGCGTGCCCGATCAGGAGGGTCGCAACCAGATCCTCAATATCCACACCCGTGGCATGCCGCTCGACGAGGACGTCAACGTCGACGAGCTCTCCCACAAGACCTACGGCTTTGTGGGCGCCGACCTCGCCGCCCTGGCGCGCGAGGCGGCCATCGAGGCGCTCCGGCGAAACCTGCCCAACATCGATCTCGACGAGGAGGAGCTCGCCCCCGAGGTGCTCGAGAACCTCTTCGTGACCAACGAAGACTTCCACGACGCCCTGCGGCGCATCCAGCCGTCGGCGCTTCGCGAGATCATGATCCAGGTGCCCGACGTCCACTGGGACGATATCGGCGGCCTCGACCAGGCCAAGCAGCAGCTTCGCGAGGGCATCGAGTTGCCGCTGCAGCAGCCCGAGGCGTTCCGCCGCGTGGGCATTCGACCGGCCAAGGGGTTCTTGCTCTATGGACCTCCGGGCACGGGTAAGACCCTGATGGCCAAGGCCGTCGCCCGCGAGGCGGAGGCGAACTTCGTGTCGACGAAGTCCTCCGACCTGCTCTCCAAGTGGTACGGCGAGTCCGAGCAGCAGATTGCCCGGCTCTTCAACCGCGCCCGGCAGGTCGCGCCCACAGTTATCTTCATCGACGAGATCGACTCGCTCGCCCCGCAGCGCGGCGGCGGCTTGGGCGAGCCGGCGGTCACCGAGCGCGTGGTCAACACGCTGCTGGCCGAGATGGACGGCCTCGAGGGCATGGACGGCGTGGTCGTCGTCGGCGCCACCAACCGCCCCACCCTGCTCGACCCGGCGTTGCTGCGCCCGGGACGCTTCGACGAGGTGGTCTACGTGCCAGTACCCGAGGAAGAAGGCCGCCTCAAGATCTTGCAGATTCACACCGAGAAGATGCCGCTGGCCGACGACGTCGACCTGGCGGCGCTCGCCTCGCGCACCCAGGGGTTCACCGGCGCCGACCTCGAAAACCTCGTGCGTCGCGCCGGCCTCAACGCGCTTCGCGCCAACTTGGAGGCCGACAAGGTCTCCATGGACGTCTTCGAGCAGGCGCTCGAACAGTCGCATCCCTCGGTCACCCCCGAGATGGAGAGCGAGTACGAGCAGATGCACGACAAGCTCAAGCAAGAGAACCCCGGCGGGCGTCGCCAGCTCGGGTTCTCGACCGGAGCGAGTGAGGAGTAA
- a CDS encoding M23 family metallopeptidase: MPVGTALIAPADGIVRAVRQDSTRYGCDSSYAYDANYVILSFQDGTEALFLHLEANSSPLEVGDRVRTGDFIGRVGMSGWTCGPHLHFQIQKTCDSWWCSSVEANFAEHGDPSTGQQITSSNCTRPTEEPQMASYTPEDATGGVDGPDKDAGPACWIE, from the coding sequence ATGCCCGTGGGCACGGCGTTGATCGCTCCGGCCGACGGCATCGTGCGCGCCGTGCGCCAAGACTCGACGCGCTACGGGTGCGACTCGTCGTACGCCTACGACGCCAATTACGTCATCTTGTCCTTCCAGGACGGCACCGAGGCGCTCTTCTTGCACCTCGAGGCGAACTCCTCGCCGCTCGAAGTCGGCGACCGCGTGCGCACCGGCGACTTCATCGGCCGCGTGGGCATGTCGGGCTGGACCTGCGGCCCGCACCTGCACTTCCAAATCCAGAAAACCTGCGATTCGTGGTGGTGCTCGTCGGTCGAGGCAAACTTCGCCGAGCACGGCGACCCGTCGACCGGCCAGCAGATCACCTCATCGAACTGCACGCGTCCGACTGAAGAGCCCCAGATGGCTTCGTATACCCCCGAAGACGCCACCGGTGGTGTCGACGGACCGGACAAAGATGCCGGTCCGGCGTGTTGGATTGAGTGA
- a CDS encoding SEC-C domain-containing protein: protein MSENKSSTYTDEEIEARINALFEHGESLDHESRRRIVELGEAATPRLVAIVQDKRLWDDQAPGEGFAPIYAAEILGELRDEEALSPLFDVLREVDPDAILDDAITDSIRAFGQDAIKPGLRKLDSWDDPFLEDLAYVFSGLPVRHEKILQVLLKYFVKNPVPGAELLANYGDPTAIDALEVALDRYIVAAAGDPKYRRPIITLAESIEALGGELTEEEHRVVEDLKSLRTRSEEVLDKLAKKKAPDDSATVKNARDIGRNDPCWCGSGKKYKRCHWAEDNR from the coding sequence ATGAGTGAAAACAAAAGCAGCACCTACACAGACGAAGAAATCGAGGCGCGCATCAACGCCCTCTTCGAGCACGGAGAGTCGCTCGACCACGAGTCGCGGCGTCGCATCGTCGAACTTGGCGAGGCGGCCACCCCGCGGCTCGTTGCGATCGTGCAGGACAAGCGCCTGTGGGACGATCAAGCCCCGGGCGAAGGGTTCGCGCCGATCTACGCCGCCGAGATCTTGGGCGAATTGCGCGACGAAGAGGCGCTCAGCCCCCTCTTCGACGTGCTTCGCGAGGTCGACCCCGACGCCATCCTCGACGACGCCATCACCGACAGCATCCGCGCCTTCGGCCAAGACGCCATCAAACCGGGCCTGCGAAAACTCGACTCGTGGGACGACCCGTTCCTCGAAGACCTCGCCTACGTCTTCAGCGGGCTGCCAGTGCGCCACGAGAAGATCCTGCAGGTCCTGCTCAAGTATTTTGTCAAAAACCCGGTGCCCGGCGCCGAATTGCTCGCCAACTACGGCGACCCCACCGCCATCGACGCGCTCGAGGTCGCCCTCGACCGCTACATCGTCGCCGCCGCCGGCGACCCGAAGTACCGCCGGCCGATCATCACGCTCGCCGAGTCCATCGAAGCGCTCGGCGGCGAGTTGACCGAGGAAGAGCACCGTGTCGTCGAAGACCTCAAGTCGCTTCGCACCCGCTCCGAAGAAGTGCTCGACAAGCTCGCCAAAAAGAAAGCACCCGACGACAGCGCGACCGTCAAAAACGCGCGCGACATCGGACGCAATGACCCGTGCTGGTGCGGCAGCGGCAAAAAGTACAAGCGGTGCCACTGGGCTGAAGACAACCGATAA
- a CDS encoding isopenicillin N synthase family dioxygenase produces the protein MSESTHEIPVVDLNDLTSPQSDVRAEAAAAVRRAFGHYGLIYIRNHGVDIDLLEKFYDAFLEFTSRSEDDKQKMSTPDIWYQRGWTPPNTEKAVVAGGQPDFKECFFITPYEPADELKQQYPEIYASNIWPENADEFEGSYTELSRQLQQVGVNLLRGCALALGLAPQQFEAAVDGGPHVTRALRYIPLDDEQVDTDILWGEEHTDFNFLTILPGGRFLDPSGERCSKPDPDAGLYLRTRPNEEHPNGKLVQGQTPEGCIVAQVGQQLEIVTGGEFIATPHVIEAPKQPGYSRVAMAHFVHLHAHEQLFPLEPFRTDESVRAYGPPKMVGTYNLKTLIDIGLAPKEAFDRLGYTQYERLDKIRQEEKGGQEEMGGQEEKGGQEAGEPAE, from the coding sequence ATGTCCGAGAGCACTCACGAAATTCCCGTCGTCGACCTCAATGACTTGACCAGCCCGCAGTCCGACGTGCGCGCCGAGGCGGCCGCCGCCGTGCGCCGCGCTTTCGGTCATTACGGGCTTATTTACATCCGCAACCACGGGGTCGACATCGACCTCCTGGAGAAGTTCTACGACGCCTTCTTGGAGTTCACGTCGCGCTCCGAGGACGACAAGCAGAAGATGTCGACGCCCGATATCTGGTACCAGCGCGGTTGGACGCCTCCGAACACCGAGAAAGCGGTCGTCGCCGGTGGCCAGCCCGACTTCAAGGAGTGCTTCTTCATCACTCCGTACGAGCCGGCCGACGAGCTGAAGCAGCAGTATCCCGAGATCTACGCCTCCAATATCTGGCCGGAGAACGCCGACGAGTTCGAGGGCAGCTACACCGAGCTGAGCCGCCAACTCCAACAGGTCGGCGTCAACCTGCTGCGCGGCTGCGCGCTGGCGCTCGGCCTGGCCCCGCAGCAATTCGAGGCCGCGGTCGACGGTGGCCCGCACGTCACCCGCGCGCTGCGCTATATCCCGCTCGACGACGAGCAGGTCGACACCGACATCCTGTGGGGCGAAGAGCACACCGACTTCAACTTCCTGACGATCCTCCCGGGCGGACGCTTCCTCGACCCGAGCGGTGAGCGTTGCAGCAAGCCCGACCCCGACGCCGGGCTCTACCTGCGCACTCGCCCCAACGAGGAGCACCCCAACGGCAAGCTCGTCCAGGGCCAAACCCCCGAGGGCTGCATCGTCGCTCAGGTCGGCCAGCAGCTCGAGATCGTGACCGGCGGCGAGTTCATCGCCACGCCGCACGTCATCGAGGCGCCCAAGCAGCCGGGCTATTCGCGCGTGGCCATGGCCCACTTCGTCCACCTGCACGCTCACGAGCAGCTCTTCCCCCTCGAGCCGTTCCGCACCGACGAGAGCGTGCGCGCCTATGGTCCGCCCAAGATGGTCGGCACCTACAACCTCAAGACGCTCATCGACATCGGGTTGGCCCCCAAAGAGGCGTTCGACCGCCTCGGCTACACCCAATACGAGCGCCTCGACAAGATCCGCCAAGAAGAAAAAGGCGGACAAGAAGAGATGGGCGGACAAGAAGAAAAAGGCGGACAAGAAGCCGGCGAACCGGCCGAATGA
- a CDS encoding endonuclease/exonuclease/phosphatase family protein yields MFHPRLFSLLTFLLATSLSASCSTPKPRSEPAPNQPHVRVMSYNVNYGLAGDPAAIEAIRRGGTDVVFLQETTPAWETKLREELAADYPYMHFRHCCGAGGLAVLSKHPLRLADYMQAPRGGWFPGWRVVVDSPIGELQVLNVHLRPPVSDTGSVVSGYFSTGDIRRRQIETFWEKVDPEMPTLVVGDFNEDTDGDALEFLATRGLESALPEFEPSAQTWRWPTSVGQIDSRLDHVVYDERLRPLDARVLQAGRSDHLPVVATFVLGD; encoded by the coding sequence ATGTTCCATCCCCGACTCTTTTCGCTTCTGACGTTTCTGCTCGCGACTTCGCTCTCGGCGAGTTGCTCGACGCCCAAGCCGCGCAGCGAACCGGCCCCCAACCAACCCCACGTGCGGGTGATGAGCTACAACGTCAACTACGGGCTGGCCGGCGATCCGGCAGCGATCGAGGCGATTCGGCGCGGCGGCACCGACGTGGTCTTTTTGCAGGAGACGACGCCCGCTTGGGAGACCAAGCTTCGCGAGGAGCTGGCTGCCGACTACCCCTACATGCATTTTCGGCATTGTTGCGGCGCGGGCGGTTTGGCCGTGCTGTCGAAGCATCCCCTTCGCCTCGCCGACTACATGCAGGCGCCGCGGGGCGGCTGGTTTCCGGGGTGGCGTGTGGTCGTCGACTCGCCCATCGGCGAGTTGCAGGTGCTCAACGTGCACCTGCGCCCGCCGGTCAGCGACACCGGCAGCGTCGTGTCGGGCTACTTCTCGACGGGTGATATCCGCCGGCGCCAAATCGAGACCTTTTGGGAGAAGGTCGACCCCGAAATGCCCACATTGGTCGTGGGTGACTTCAACGAAGACACCGATGGCGACGCCCTCGAATTCTTGGCCACTCGGGGGCTCGAGAGCGCGCTACCCGAGTTCGAGCCGTCGGCTCAGACCTGGCGTTGGCCCACGAGCGTCGGCCAGATCGACAGCAGGCTCGACCACGTCGTCTACGACGAGCGGCTGCGCCCGCTCGACGCGCGCGTGCTGCAGGCGGGGCGCTCCGACCACTTACCCGTGGTCGCGACGTTCGTGCTCGGCGATTGA
- a CDS encoding porin family protein, translating to MQYSASYVGAAMLTALVLGAGQASAATLVENEELELDLIGLGEVGLVHHESHETHASANANQVNVNLARLAGKARWVDLGGLIGQVEARSGEAQLLDAAVYLQPVDVFRLKAGRFKVPVSAEVLVPASAMLFSKRAALVELAPGRLNGAEVTLSPHLGDTAVELRTALFIPETPEGDVAPGALAVGRLAVEGPAHTWLHLGFAEHVFAANEANREPGAETPRPFEYERQLDAAIMFHTEPWKLHLEGLYVFDGPEETKPYGAVASAAYDFHVGERILEPAVAYDFLDRGEEVLHRGTAALNTYWHSTDLMTTVEYEFETESGHGEETGGPEHTFSVLLQAGF from the coding sequence ATGCAGTATTCAGCAAGCTATGTAGGCGCGGCGATGCTTACCGCGCTCGTACTCGGCGCCGGCCAGGCCAGCGCCGCCACACTGGTCGAGAACGAAGAGCTCGAGCTCGATCTCATCGGCCTCGGGGAAGTCGGGCTCGTCCACCACGAGTCCCACGAGACGCATGCCTCGGCGAACGCCAATCAGGTCAACGTCAACCTGGCCAGGCTCGCCGGAAAGGCGCGCTGGGTCGACCTGGGCGGGCTGATTGGCCAGGTCGAGGCGCGCTCGGGCGAGGCGCAGTTGCTCGACGCCGCGGTCTATCTGCAGCCGGTCGACGTGTTCCGTCTCAAGGCGGGTCGCTTCAAGGTGCCGGTGTCGGCCGAAGTGCTCGTGCCGGCTTCGGCGATGCTCTTCTCGAAGCGCGCCGCGCTCGTCGAGCTAGCGCCGGGTCGGCTCAACGGCGCCGAGGTCACGCTCAGTCCGCATCTGGGCGACACTGCAGTCGAACTGCGCACCGCGCTCTTCATCCCCGAGACGCCGGAAGGCGACGTCGCCCCGGGCGCGCTCGCCGTCGGCCGCCTCGCCGTCGAAGGGCCGGCGCATACCTGGCTGCACCTCGGGTTTGCCGAGCACGTCTTCGCCGCGAACGAAGCCAATCGCGAGCCCGGCGCCGAGACCCCGCGCCCCTTCGAGTACGAGCGTCAGCTCGACGCCGCGATAATGTTCCACACCGAGCCCTGGAAGCTCCACCTCGAGGGCTTGTACGTGTTCGACGGACCCGAAGAGACGAAGCCGTATGGCGCGGTCGCCAGCGCCGCGTACGACTTTCACGTGGGCGAGCGCATCTTGGAGCCGGCGGTCGCCTACGACTTCCTCGACCGGGGCGAAGAGGTGCTCCACCGCGGCACCGCGGCGCTCAACACCTACTGGCACTCGACCGACCTGATGACGACGGTCGAGTACGAGTTCGAGACGGAGAGCGGCCACGGCGAGGAGACGGGGGGGCCGGAGCACACCTTTTCGGTGCTGCTGCAGGCGGGGTTTTAG